The Deltaproteobacteria bacterium DNA segment CACGGCCGTGTGGATCGCCAAGGTCAACGAGCTGATCGGCTCCTCGAGCGAGGGCTTCGAGGACGCCGCCTGCAGCGTCCTGCTGCGCGCCAACCGCACCCTGCGCGGGATCACGGGCATCGAGGTGCTCGAGAAGCGCGTCAAGGTCGAGGACGGGCGGATCGCCGAGTACCGCGTGCGCCTGCGGCTCGTCTTCGACATGGCGCCCGAGACCGAGCTGCACTGGTAGGAGGAGCCGGGCCATGGCCGTCGCATCCGTGTCCACGATCACCTCGGCCTCCACGATCGGCTGGCAGGACGCCATCGAGCGCGGCTTCGAGCGCGCCAGCAAGACGCTGCGCAACATCACCGGCCTGCAGGTGCTCGCCGAGAAGGCCCGCGTCGAGGACGGGCGC contains these protein-coding regions:
- a CDS encoding dodecin family protein; protein product: MWIAKVNELIGSSSEGFEDAACSVLLRANRTLRGITGIEVLEKRVKVEDGRIAEYRVRLRLVFDMAPETELHW
- a CDS encoding dodecin family protein; this translates as MAVASVSTITSASTIGWQDAIERGFERASKTLRNITGLQVLAEKARVEDGRITEYLVTMQVIFILEEPRG